One Pygocentrus nattereri isolate fPygNat1 chromosome 12, fPygNat1.pri, whole genome shotgun sequence DNA window includes the following coding sequences:
- the LOC108415832 gene encoding polymeric immunoglobulin receptor-like isoform X3, with translation MKIIITFCLITGLVSSTNVISYSGGSVIMTMGDRHRWSSHTPKYICKFAGGACKTVIQSTAQNDTVFEGRFSLYESKQGHFGVLIRELNPQDAGKYRFGLANNWNREINLKVHHDACCGMSMTVVGHLNKDVSISCDYTVEHKRTWKYFYKLKGHSADWVIFTMPGKNHKENQFYITDDNRLNLFTMTIRELKEEDGGVYFCGTQTWEYPIKVFSTIKTVHLHVTDKVQSSVRVTGFLGGRIMMKCRHPLENPKARFLCRELEGECPEKTYTNVQNEWQQNGGFSLYDDTSGKSLMVFFRNLTEGTYRCGVDVSDFTEQYREVNVEVKEDPCCGKIISQAGYIGETLTISCEHPPTLRASLKHFCKEDENLICQDIRAAGKYSLSDHSQPGLFTVTISNLTLSDAGVYWCGVETSEGHISYTSLTTRVQISIITSKVIGHEGDAVEIRCPYDSKYKQNSKHVCKDECFTEHSDSLIAQRTTQNKTERFSVHDDITAGVFSVNISRVKAVDAGRYWCGVETGDVLMNYLSTELQVVRKEVLQVFGRETLSVSIECSYRGESPESDGKFLCMGQQLASCDKGGVKVSSEKNRTGRFSLSNDAPAGVFTVTITDLREEDSGTYWCGEESLGSSIYTEVHLHVSKGPGSSVLITVCVCITLLLIGASALILYRLKHKETQGSSSSNRTDVTKSDGVSPAACDYEEVNHSGQYPDSDTSVYMNTSPSTNSSDKNKVQLPKDEGPAYATVSFQKNPDSPSNLLVSTVAFIKEESATEYATVKHRPRLE, from the exons ATGAAGATCATCATCACCTTCTGCCTGATCACAG GTCTAGTGAGCAGCACTAATGTGATAAGCTACTCTGGGGGCAGTGTAATAATGACCATGGGTGATCGTCATCGGTGGAGCTCACACACTCCAAAGTATATCTGCAAGTTTGCAGGAGGTGCCTGCAAAACTGTAATACAGTCTACTGCTCAAAATGATACTGTTTTTGAAGGAAGATTCTCGCTGTATGAAAGTAAACAAGGACATTTCGGAGTGTTAATCAGAGAGCTGAACCCACAGGATGCTGGAAAATACCGATTTGGATTGGCTAATAATTGGAATCGGGAAATAAATCTGAAAGTTCACCATG ATGCTTGTTGTGGGATGTCAATGACAGTGGTTGGACATCTGAACAAGGATGTCAGCATCAGTTGTGACTATACAGTGGAACATAAGAGAACATGGAAGTACTTCTACAAACTGAAAGGTCACTCAGCTGATTGGGTCATTTTTACGATGCCTGGCAAAAACCACAAAGAAAATCAGTTTTACATCACTGATGATAATCGTTTAAACCTTTTCACCATGACCATCCGTGAGTTGAAAGAAGAGGATGGTGGGGTTTATTTCTGTGGCACACAGACCTGGGAATATCCAATCAAAGTGTTCTCTACAATCAAAACTGTACATCTCCATGTTACTG ATAAAGTTCAGAGTTCAGTCAGAGTGACTGGCTTCTTAGGAGGACGCATCATGATGAAATGTCGACACCCTCTGGAAAACCCTAAAGCCAGATTCCTCTGTAGGGAATTGGAAGGGGAATGTCCAGAGAAGACTTACACCAATGTCCAGAATGAATGGCAGCAGAATGGAGGATTTTCTCTGTATGACGACACCAGTGGAAAGTCCTTAATGGTGTTCTTCAGAAATCTGACAGAAGGGACCTACAGGTGTGGAGTGGACGTATCAGACTTTACTGAGCAGTACAGGGAGGTGAATGTGGAGGTGAAGGAAG ATCCCTGTTGTGGGAAGATCATCTCACAGGCTGGTTATATTGGAGAAACTCTCACAATCAGCTGTGAGCACCCACCGACACTCAGAGCCAGTCTAAAGCACTTCTGCAAAGAGGATGAGAATCTCATCTGCCAAGACATCAGAGCTGCAGGGAAATATTCCTTATCTGACCACAGTCAACCAGGACTCTTCACTGTGACCATCAGTAATCTGACCCTCAGTGATGCTGGAGTGTACTGGTGTGGAGTGGAGACCAGTGAAGGGCATATTAGTTACACTTCCCTGACCACAAGAGTGCAAATCAGCATTATCA CCAGCAAAGTGATCGGACATGAAGGAGATGCTGTCGAGATCAGATGCCCTTATGACTCAAAGTATAAGCAGAATTCAAAGCATGTGTGTAAAGATGAGTGTTTTACTGAACACAGTGATTCTCTAATTGCTCAACGGACGACTCAAAACAAGACAGAGAGATTCTCGGtgcatgatgacatcacggctGGAGTCTTTAGTGTGAACATCAGCAGAGTGAAGGCAGTGGATGCTGGGAGATACTGGTGTGGAGTGGAAACAGGAGACGTCTTGATGAATTACCTCTCCACTGAACTGCAGGTCGTCAGGAAAGAAG TGCTTCAGGTCTTTGGACGAGAAACACTCAGTGTCTCCATCGAGTGCAGCTACAGAGGAGAGTCTCCAGAGAGTGATGGGAAATTCCTCTGCATGGGGCAGCAGCTGGCCAGCTGTGACAAAGGCGGAGTCAAAGTTTcatcagagaaaaacagaactgGCAGATTCTCTCTGAGTAATGATGCACCTGCTGGAGTCTTCACTGTGACCATCACAGATCTGAGAGAGGAGGATTCTGGGACGTACTGGTGTGGGGAGGAGAGCTTAGGGTCCTCCATCTACACTGAAGTGCATCTGCATGTTTCCAAAG GTCCAGGTTCCTCTGTCCtcatcactgtgtgtgtctgtattacTCTACTGCTGATTGGAGCATCAGCACTGATCTTATACAGATtgaaacacaaagaaacacaag GCTCCTCCTCTTCAAATAGGACAGATGTAACAAAGAGTGACGGA GTTTCTCCTGCGGCCTGTGATTATGAGGAGGTTAATCACAGCGGACAGTATCCTGACTCAGACACCAGTGTTTATATGAACACTTCACCATCCACCAACAGCTCTGACAAGAACAAAG
- the LOC108415832 gene encoding polymeric immunoglobulin receptor-like isoform X2, which yields MKIIITFCLITGLVSSTNVISYSGGSVIMTMGDRHRWSSHTPKYICKFAGGACKTVIQSTAQNDTVFEGRFSLYESKQGHFGVLIRELNPQDAGKYRFGLANNWNREINLKVHHDACCGMSMTVVGHLNKDVSISCDYTVEHKRTWKYFYKLKGHSADWVIFTMPGKNHKENQFYITDDNRLNLFTMTIRELKEEDGGVYFCGTQTWEYPIKVFSTIKTVHLHVTDKVQSSVRVTGFLGGRIMMKCRHPLENPKARFLCRELEGECPEKTYTNVQNEWQQNGGFSLYDDTSGKSLMVFFRNLTEGTYRCGVDVSDFTEQYREVNVEVKEDPCCGKIISQAGYIGETLTISCEHPPTLRASLKHFCKEDENLICQDIRAAGKYSLSDHSQPGLFTVTISNLTLSDAGVYWCGVETSEGHISYTSLTTRVQISIITSKVIGHEGDAVEIRCPYDSKYKQNSKHVCKDECFTEHSDSLIAQRTTQNKTERFSVHDDITAGVFSVNISRVKAVDAGRYWCGVETGDVLMNYLSTELQVVRKEVLQVFGRETLSVSIECSYRGESPESDGKFLCMGQQLASCDKGGVKVSSEKNRTGRFSLSNDAPAGVFTVTITDLREEDSGTYWCGEESLGSSIYTEVHLHVSKGPGSSVLITVCVCITLLLIGASALILYRLKHKETQGSSSSNRTDVTKSDGVSPAACDYEEVNHSGQYPDSDTSVYMNTSPSTNSSDKNKATCIYYTVQLPKDEGPNYTTVSFQKNSDAPKSSTVAFIKEDSSTEYATVKHRPRQE from the exons ATGAAGATCATCATCACCTTCTGCCTGATCACAG GTCTAGTGAGCAGCACTAATGTGATAAGCTACTCTGGGGGCAGTGTAATAATGACCATGGGTGATCGTCATCGGTGGAGCTCACACACTCCAAAGTATATCTGCAAGTTTGCAGGAGGTGCCTGCAAAACTGTAATACAGTCTACTGCTCAAAATGATACTGTTTTTGAAGGAAGATTCTCGCTGTATGAAAGTAAACAAGGACATTTCGGAGTGTTAATCAGAGAGCTGAACCCACAGGATGCTGGAAAATACCGATTTGGATTGGCTAATAATTGGAATCGGGAAATAAATCTGAAAGTTCACCATG ATGCTTGTTGTGGGATGTCAATGACAGTGGTTGGACATCTGAACAAGGATGTCAGCATCAGTTGTGACTATACAGTGGAACATAAGAGAACATGGAAGTACTTCTACAAACTGAAAGGTCACTCAGCTGATTGGGTCATTTTTACGATGCCTGGCAAAAACCACAAAGAAAATCAGTTTTACATCACTGATGATAATCGTTTAAACCTTTTCACCATGACCATCCGTGAGTTGAAAGAAGAGGATGGTGGGGTTTATTTCTGTGGCACACAGACCTGGGAATATCCAATCAAAGTGTTCTCTACAATCAAAACTGTACATCTCCATGTTACTG ATAAAGTTCAGAGTTCAGTCAGAGTGACTGGCTTCTTAGGAGGACGCATCATGATGAAATGTCGACACCCTCTGGAAAACCCTAAAGCCAGATTCCTCTGTAGGGAATTGGAAGGGGAATGTCCAGAGAAGACTTACACCAATGTCCAGAATGAATGGCAGCAGAATGGAGGATTTTCTCTGTATGACGACACCAGTGGAAAGTCCTTAATGGTGTTCTTCAGAAATCTGACAGAAGGGACCTACAGGTGTGGAGTGGACGTATCAGACTTTACTGAGCAGTACAGGGAGGTGAATGTGGAGGTGAAGGAAG ATCCCTGTTGTGGGAAGATCATCTCACAGGCTGGTTATATTGGAGAAACTCTCACAATCAGCTGTGAGCACCCACCGACACTCAGAGCCAGTCTAAAGCACTTCTGCAAAGAGGATGAGAATCTCATCTGCCAAGACATCAGAGCTGCAGGGAAATATTCCTTATCTGACCACAGTCAACCAGGACTCTTCACTGTGACCATCAGTAATCTGACCCTCAGTGATGCTGGAGTGTACTGGTGTGGAGTGGAGACCAGTGAAGGGCATATTAGTTACACTTCCCTGACCACAAGAGTGCAAATCAGCATTATCA CCAGCAAAGTGATCGGACATGAAGGAGATGCTGTCGAGATCAGATGCCCTTATGACTCAAAGTATAAGCAGAATTCAAAGCATGTGTGTAAAGATGAGTGTTTTACTGAACACAGTGATTCTCTAATTGCTCAACGGACGACTCAAAACAAGACAGAGAGATTCTCGGtgcatgatgacatcacggctGGAGTCTTTAGTGTGAACATCAGCAGAGTGAAGGCAGTGGATGCTGGGAGATACTGGTGTGGAGTGGAAACAGGAGACGTCTTGATGAATTACCTCTCCACTGAACTGCAGGTCGTCAGGAAAGAAG TGCTTCAGGTCTTTGGACGAGAAACACTCAGTGTCTCCATCGAGTGCAGCTACAGAGGAGAGTCTCCAGAGAGTGATGGGAAATTCCTCTGCATGGGGCAGCAGCTGGCCAGCTGTGACAAAGGCGGAGTCAAAGTTTcatcagagaaaaacagaactgGCAGATTCTCTCTGAGTAATGATGCACCTGCTGGAGTCTTCACTGTGACCATCACAGATCTGAGAGAGGAGGATTCTGGGACGTACTGGTGTGGGGAGGAGAGCTTAGGGTCCTCCATCTACACTGAAGTGCATCTGCATGTTTCCAAAG GTCCAGGTTCCTCTGTCCtcatcactgtgtgtgtctgtattacTCTACTGCTGATTGGAGCATCAGCACTGATCTTATACAGATtgaaacacaaagaaacacaag GCTCCTCCTCTTCAAATAGGACAGATGTAACAAAGAGTGACGGA GTTTCTCCTGCGGCCTGTGATTATGAGGAGGTTAATCACAGCGGACAGTATCCTGACTCAGACACCAGTGTTTATATGAACACTTCACCATCCACCAACAGCTCTGACAAGAACAAAG CTACATGTATCTATTATACAGTGCAGCTACCCAAAGACGAAGGCCCTAATTACACCACTGTGAGCTTCCAGAAAAATTCAGATGCTCCTAAGAGTAGCACAGTCGCTTTCATTAAAGAGGACTCTTCTACTGAATATGCCACAGTTAAGCACCGCCCAAGACAAGAATGA
- the LOC119264826 gene encoding polymeric immunoglobulin receptor-like, with protein sequence MKIIITFCLITGLVSSTNVISYSGGSVIMTMGDRHRWSSHTPKYICKFAGGACKTVIQSTAQNDTVFEGRFSLYESKQGHFGVLIRELNPQDAGKYRFGLANNWNREINLKVHHDACCGMSMTVVGHLNKDVSISCDYTVEHKRTWKYFYKLKGHSAD encoded by the exons ATGAAGATCATCATCACCTTCTGCCTGATCACAG GTCTAGTGAGCAGCACTAATGTGATAAGCTACTCTGGGGGCAGTGTAATAATGACCATGGGTGATCGTCATCGGTGGAGCTCACACACTCCAAAGTATATCTGCAAGTTTGCAGGAGGTGCCTGCAAAACTGTAATACAGTCTACTGCTCAAAATGATACTGTTTTTGAAGGAAGGTTCTCGCTGTATGAAAGTAAACAAGGACATTTCGGAGTGTTAATCAGAGAGCTGAACCCACAGGATGCTGGAAAATACCGATTTGGATTGGCTAATAATTGGAATCGGGAAATAAATCTGAAAGTTCACCATG ATGCTTGTTGTGGGATGTCAATGACAGTGGTTGGACATCTGAACAAGGATGTCAGCATCAGTTGTGACTATACAGTGGAACATAAGAGAACATGGAAGTACTTCTACAAACTGAAAGGTCACTCAGCTGATTAG
- the LOC108415832 gene encoding polymeric immunoglobulin receptor-like isoform X1, with translation MKIIITFCLITGLVSSTNVISYSGGSVIMTMGDRHRWSSHTPKYICKFAGGACKTVIQSTAQNDTVFEGRFSLYESKQGHFGVLIRELNPQDAGKYRFGLANNWNREINLKVHHDACCGMSMTVVGHLNKDVSISCDYTVEHKRTWKYFYKLKGHSADWVIFTMPGKNHKENQFYITDDNRLNLFTMTIRELKEEDGGVYFCGTQTWEYPIKVFSTIKTVHLHVTDKVQSSVRVTGFLGGRIMMKCRHPLENPKARFLCRELEGECPEKTYTNVQNEWQQNGGFSLYDDTSGKSLMVFFRNLTEGTYRCGVDVSDFTEQYREVNVEVKEDPCCGKIISQAGYIGETLTISCEHPPTLRASLKHFCKEDENLICQDIRAAGKYSLSDHSQPGLFTVTISNLTLSDAGVYWCGVETSEGHISYTSLTTRVQISIITSKVIGHEGDAVEIRCPYDSKYKQNSKHVCKDECFTEHSDSLIAQRTTQNKTERFSVHDDITAGVFSVNISRVKAVDAGRYWCGVETGDVLMNYLSTELQVVRKEVLQVFGRETLSVSIECSYRGESPESDGKFLCMGQQLASCDKGGVKVSSEKNRTGRFSLSNDAPAGVFTVTITDLREEDSGTYWCGEESLGSSIYTEVHLHVSKGPGSSVLITVCVCITLLLIGASALILYRLKHKETQGSSSSNRTDVTKSDGVSPAACDYEEVNHSGQYPDSDTSVYMNTSPSTNSSDKNKAVCIYSTVQLPKDEGPAYATVSFQKNPDSPSNLLVSTVAFIKEESATEYATVKHRPRLE, from the exons ATGAAGATCATCATCACCTTCTGCCTGATCACAG GTCTAGTGAGCAGCACTAATGTGATAAGCTACTCTGGGGGCAGTGTAATAATGACCATGGGTGATCGTCATCGGTGGAGCTCACACACTCCAAAGTATATCTGCAAGTTTGCAGGAGGTGCCTGCAAAACTGTAATACAGTCTACTGCTCAAAATGATACTGTTTTTGAAGGAAGATTCTCGCTGTATGAAAGTAAACAAGGACATTTCGGAGTGTTAATCAGAGAGCTGAACCCACAGGATGCTGGAAAATACCGATTTGGATTGGCTAATAATTGGAATCGGGAAATAAATCTGAAAGTTCACCATG ATGCTTGTTGTGGGATGTCAATGACAGTGGTTGGACATCTGAACAAGGATGTCAGCATCAGTTGTGACTATACAGTGGAACATAAGAGAACATGGAAGTACTTCTACAAACTGAAAGGTCACTCAGCTGATTGGGTCATTTTTACGATGCCTGGCAAAAACCACAAAGAAAATCAGTTTTACATCACTGATGATAATCGTTTAAACCTTTTCACCATGACCATCCGTGAGTTGAAAGAAGAGGATGGTGGGGTTTATTTCTGTGGCACACAGACCTGGGAATATCCAATCAAAGTGTTCTCTACAATCAAAACTGTACATCTCCATGTTACTG ATAAAGTTCAGAGTTCAGTCAGAGTGACTGGCTTCTTAGGAGGACGCATCATGATGAAATGTCGACACCCTCTGGAAAACCCTAAAGCCAGATTCCTCTGTAGGGAATTGGAAGGGGAATGTCCAGAGAAGACTTACACCAATGTCCAGAATGAATGGCAGCAGAATGGAGGATTTTCTCTGTATGACGACACCAGTGGAAAGTCCTTAATGGTGTTCTTCAGAAATCTGACAGAAGGGACCTACAGGTGTGGAGTGGACGTATCAGACTTTACTGAGCAGTACAGGGAGGTGAATGTGGAGGTGAAGGAAG ATCCCTGTTGTGGGAAGATCATCTCACAGGCTGGTTATATTGGAGAAACTCTCACAATCAGCTGTGAGCACCCACCGACACTCAGAGCCAGTCTAAAGCACTTCTGCAAAGAGGATGAGAATCTCATCTGCCAAGACATCAGAGCTGCAGGGAAATATTCCTTATCTGACCACAGTCAACCAGGACTCTTCACTGTGACCATCAGTAATCTGACCCTCAGTGATGCTGGAGTGTACTGGTGTGGAGTGGAGACCAGTGAAGGGCATATTAGTTACACTTCCCTGACCACAAGAGTGCAAATCAGCATTATCA CCAGCAAAGTGATCGGACATGAAGGAGATGCTGTCGAGATCAGATGCCCTTATGACTCAAAGTATAAGCAGAATTCAAAGCATGTGTGTAAAGATGAGTGTTTTACTGAACACAGTGATTCTCTAATTGCTCAACGGACGACTCAAAACAAGACAGAGAGATTCTCGGtgcatgatgacatcacggctGGAGTCTTTAGTGTGAACATCAGCAGAGTGAAGGCAGTGGATGCTGGGAGATACTGGTGTGGAGTGGAAACAGGAGACGTCTTGATGAATTACCTCTCCACTGAACTGCAGGTCGTCAGGAAAGAAG TGCTTCAGGTCTTTGGACGAGAAACACTCAGTGTCTCCATCGAGTGCAGCTACAGAGGAGAGTCTCCAGAGAGTGATGGGAAATTCCTCTGCATGGGGCAGCAGCTGGCCAGCTGTGACAAAGGCGGAGTCAAAGTTTcatcagagaaaaacagaactgGCAGATTCTCTCTGAGTAATGATGCACCTGCTGGAGTCTTCACTGTGACCATCACAGATCTGAGAGAGGAGGATTCTGGGACGTACTGGTGTGGGGAGGAGAGCTTAGGGTCCTCCATCTACACTGAAGTGCATCTGCATGTTTCCAAAG GTCCAGGTTCCTCTGTCCtcatcactgtgtgtgtctgtattacTCTACTGCTGATTGGAGCATCAGCACTGATCTTATACAGATtgaaacacaaagaaacacaag GCTCCTCCTCTTCAAATAGGACAGATGTAACAAAGAGTGACGGA GTTTCTCCTGCGGCCTGTGATTATGAGGAGGTTAATCACAGCGGACAGTATCCTGACTCAGACACCAGTGTTTATATGAACACTTCACCATCCACCAACAGCTCTGACAAGAACAAAG
- the LOC108412162 gene encoding uncharacterized protein LOC108412162, with product MMIFLIITLHLVSGPVGCFDVIGYSGGSIKIYCQHHLYGSNDKYICEIKQNQCVTKIVTQGQKRWNQKERFSLCDYYGYNFIGQLEMILRPLSLQDAGSYQCGETGGWNHTVNLTVIRDPCCLGPKTVTGYLGMTVTISCSYPEEFEKKTKYLYKLQREHFTSVIRTSETQKGRFSISDDRSSKVLSVRISDVREDDGGVYYCGVWSHGMLVSYESLFTEIQLQVTDFSVIISVSVCVALLLIGGSAMIVYQRRHKQTRGSTSSLNSGNKENKAISHSASDYEEIRDTRAAPLYSMVQLPAGLSDHPNNVYTTTW from the exons ATGATGATCTTCCTCATCATCACCCTTCACCTGGTGTCAG GTCCAGTGGGCTGCTTTGATGTGATTGGCTACTCAGGAGGAAGCATTAAAATCTACTGCCAGCACCATCTTTATGGAAGTAATGACAAATATAtttgtgaaataaaacaaaatcagtgtgtaactaAAATAGTCACTCAAGGCCAGAAAAGATGGAATCAAAAAGAgagattttctctgtgtgacTACTATGGCTACAACTTCATTGGACAATTAGAGATGATCCTCAGACCACTGAGTTTACAGGACGCTGGATCATATCAGTGTGGAGAGACTGGAGGGTGGAATCACACTGTGAACCTGACAGTGATCAGAG ATCCGTGTTGTTTGGGACCAAAGACTGTGACTGGTTATCTGGGAATGACGGTCACCATCAGCTGTTCATATCCAGAGGAGtttgagaaaaagacaaaataccTCTACAAACTTCAGAGGGAACATTTTACTTCAGTGATCCgaacctcagagactcagaAAGGCCGATTCTCCATCTCTGATGACAGAAGCTCTAAAGTTCTCAGTGTGAGAATCAGTGATGTGAGAGAAGATGATGGAGGAGTTTATTACTGTGGAGTGTGGAGCCACGGGATGCTAGTCAGTTATGAATCCCTCTTCACAGAGATTCAGCTGCAGGTCACTG ATTTCTCTGTGATCATCTCTGTGAGTGTCTGCGTGGCTCTGCTGCTGATTGGAGGATCAGCAATGATCGTCTACCAACGGAGACACAAACAGACACGAG GATCCACCTCTTCACTGAACAGTGGGAATAAGGAAAACAAAGCT ATTTCTCACTCTGCCAGTGACTACGAGGAGATTAGGGACACCAGAGCTGCTCCACTTTACTCTATGGTCCAACTACCTGCAGGACTCTCTGATCACCCAAACAATGTCTATACCACCACATGGTGA